One part of the Candidatus Polarisedimenticolia bacterium genome encodes these proteins:
- the aroF gene encoding 3-deoxy-7-phosphoheptulonate synthase has translation MLIVMDKGVTQAELNAVIDKIERMGYKANPIPGAERVAIGITGNQAPLEAEEFEAMPGVKEAIRVTKPYKLVSREMKGEDTVVSIRGREVGGRQLAIIAGPCAVETEEQALGIGELVAKAGANFFRGGAFKPRTSPYSFQGLGEPGLKILAKVRETTGLPIVTEAMDAEGVSLVEEYADVIQIGARNMQNFSLLKRVGKSKLPVFLKRGIAATMDELLMSAEYVAAEGNYRIMLCERGVRTFADHARNTLDLSVVPAVKHLSHLPILVDPSHGTGRRDRVPPLARAAVAVGADGIMIEVHDHPDRALSDGAQAMVPEQFAELVKEIRALAPLVSRSL, from the coding sequence ATGCTGATCGTGATGGACAAAGGGGTGACCCAGGCCGAGCTCAACGCGGTGATCGACAAGATCGAGCGCATGGGCTACAAGGCCAACCCCATTCCGGGAGCGGAGCGGGTGGCGATCGGGATCACCGGGAACCAGGCCCCGCTCGAGGCGGAAGAATTCGAGGCGATGCCCGGAGTCAAGGAAGCCATCCGCGTCACCAAGCCCTACAAGCTGGTCAGCCGGGAGATGAAGGGGGAGGACACGGTCGTCTCCATCCGGGGGCGCGAGGTGGGAGGCCGGCAGCTGGCCATCATCGCCGGTCCCTGCGCCGTCGAGACTGAGGAGCAGGCGCTGGGCATCGGCGAGCTGGTGGCGAAAGCAGGCGCGAACTTCTTCCGCGGCGGGGCCTTCAAGCCGCGCACTTCTCCCTACTCTTTCCAGGGACTCGGGGAGCCGGGCCTCAAGATTCTCGCCAAGGTCCGCGAGACGACCGGATTGCCGATCGTGACGGAGGCGATGGACGCGGAAGGGGTGAGCCTCGTTGAGGAGTATGCCGACGTGATCCAGATCGGCGCCCGGAACATGCAGAACTTTTCGCTGCTGAAGCGGGTCGGGAAATCGAAGCTGCCGGTCTTCCTCAAGCGTGGCATCGCCGCCACCATGGACGAGCTGCTCATGTCGGCGGAGTACGTGGCCGCGGAGGGGAACTACCGGATCATGCTGTGCGAGCGCGGCGTGAGGACGTTCGCCGATCATGCCCGCAACACGCTCGACCTCTCCGTGGTCCCCGCGGTCAAGCACCTGAGCCATCTGCCGATCCTGGTGGACCCCAGCCACGGCACGGGCCGGCGCGATCGGGTCCCCCCGCTGGCGCGAGCGGCGGTGGCCGTGGGGGCCGACGGGATCATGATCGAGGTGCACGATCATCCCGACAGGGCCCTCTCCGACGGGGCGCAGGCCATGGTTCCGGAACAGTTCGCCGAGCTGGTGAAAGAGATCCGCGCCCTGGCCCCTCTCGTCTCCCGATCCTTATAG